In the genome of Raphanus sativus cultivar WK10039 chromosome 4, ASM80110v3, whole genome shotgun sequence, one region contains:
- the LOC130511206 gene encoding uncharacterized protein LOC130511206: MEVYIDDMLVKSLDAEDHISHLQQAFTTLRRYTMKLNPSKCSFGVSSGKFLGYIVTHRGIEANPEQVRAIQVIPSPRNVKEVCAVLVREEGRKQHPIYYVSKSLLDAETHYSHLEKLALALVNAARKLRPYFQAHQIVVVTSFPIKAVLHKPEVSGRLAKWAIELGEYDVIFRPATAIKSQVLEYLVAEFSPAMLPALEQEVKLRDSEGEKGEWTMYVDGFSNVSGAGVGLMGVEDIQVFSDPQLIISQVQGDYQAKDPSMIRYLSGAKKLLDRFRHYKLTQIPREHNSQADVLANLGSALETTSHTSIPILVLQWPATEKETEPEEVSVVDEGETWMTPITNYLRYDTLPEDRDESRKIRRQAARYCFSEGKLYRRSFSGPYLRCLTPREAARILEELHEGECGSHSSGRSLVLRARRAGYYWPTMARDSLKQAKLCSQCQKHAPIQTFHQRTSNP, encoded by the exons atggaagtctacattgatgacatgttggTGAAGTCCCTAGACGCCGAAGACCATATCTCACACCTTCAACAAGCTttcaccactctcaggaggtacaCCATGAAGTtaaacccttcaaagtgctcgttCGGAGTAAGTTCTGGAAAGTTCCTAGGGTACATAGTCACTCACAGGGGCATTGAAGCAAACCCAGAGCAGGTGAGAGCGATCcaggtgataccttcccctcgcAACGTCAAGGAAG TCTGTGCGGTCctagtaagggaagaaggaagaaaacagcatcctatctactacgtaAGCAAATCTTTACTGGATGCGGAGACCCACTATAGTCACCTCGAGAAGCTGGCCCTTGCCTTAGTTAATGCTGCCCGAAAACTGCGTccctacttccaggctcatcaaatcgtggTAGTCACCTCCTTCCCCATCAAGGCTGTTCTGCATAAGCCAgaagtgtctggacgactagcaaaatgggctATAGAGCTGGGGGAATACGACGTGATCTTCCGGCCTGCAACAGCcatcaaatcgcaagtcctGGAATATTTGGTAGCTgaattctctcctgccatgcttccagcccTAGAACAAGAGGTAAAACTTCGTGATAGCGAAGGGGAGAAAGGCGAATGGACAATGTACGTTGATGGGTTTAGTAACGTAAGTGGCGCAGGCGTGGGACTG ATGGGGGTGGAAGATATCCAGGTCTTCAGCGATCCACAACTGATCATAAGCCAAGTCCAAGGAGACTATCAGGCGAAAGATCCGAGTATGATCAGATACCTATCTGGGGCCAAGAAACTACTCGACAGGTTCCGACATTATAAGCTCACCCAGATTCCTAGGGAGCACAACTCCCAGGCTGATGTTCTAGCTAACctagggtccgccctagaaacTACAAGTCATACGAGCATCCCAATACTGGTACTCCAATGGCCCGCGACCGAAAAGGAGACGGAACCTGAAGAAGTATCTGtggtagacgaaggagagacctggatgacgCCCATCACCAACTACCTAAGGTATGACACCTTGCCTGAAGATCGTGAcgaaagtcggaagataaggCGCCAAGCCGCAAGGTATTGCTTTTCTGAGGGGAAATTATACCGAAGATCCTTTTCAGGACCCTATCTACGATGtcttacccctagagaagccgccaggataTTAGAAGAGCTGCATGAAGGAGAATGTGGTTCCCACTCTAGTGGTCGGAGCCTGGTACTCAGAGCTAGAAGAGCAGGATACTATTGGCCAACCATGGCAAGGGACTCCCTAAAACAAGCCAAGCTCTGTAGTcaatgccagaagcacgcgCCAATCCaaaccttccaccagagaacctcaaatccCTAA
- the LOC130511207 gene encoding uncharacterized protein LOC130511207 — translation MKIRYNKWRWKYDQKSSKPISSDHDEPSHSKSVRETSNPNRGRYQHRPLPRSEGMMVSTWPDISHLAISKPELIGGLRQMGPQVKWPPKMKAAEANRNPKRWCEFHSDHGHTTEDCITLKMEVAELLKKSYLREFLLDKAKNLLNKEDPNLPIEAAPALPPQQDREIHVITGGSEVSGISSAAAKKSTRNARNGQEAEGPKRLLLGTDEISFTAREEEKVLTPHHDALVISLTIANCLVKRILVDNGSSSNIIFYSAFADLGLEPTALTRKATPLVGFSGEVKQTLGEVLLPVYVEGVNQATKFLVVDCPSSYSVILGRPWIHDMGAVPSTLHQLAKFPTPWGIRAVKGDQENARSCYQTTLRGKTQVL, via the exons ATGAAAATACGCTACAATAAGTGGAGG tggaagTATGATCAGAAGTCATCAAAGCCTATAAGCAGTGACCATGACGAGCCTTCTCACTCTAAGTCCGTGAGGGAGACTAGTAACCCGAATAGGGGCAGGTATCAGCATCGACCTTTGCCTAGATCCGAAGGGATGATGGTGTCTACTTGGCCTGACATCTCCCATCTCGCAATATCCAAACCAGAACTGATCGGTGGCTTACGACAAATGGGTCCTCAAGTCAAGTGGCCCCCTAAGATGAAGGCCGCAGAGGCTAATAGAAATCCCAAGCGATGGTGTGAGTTTCATAGTGATCATGGTCATACTACGGAGGATTGCATAACCCTAAAGATGGAAGTCgccgagctcctcaagaaaAGCTACCTACGGGAGTTCCTCTTGGATAAAgccaagaaccttctaaatAAAGAAGATCCCAATCTCCCTATCGAGGCAGCTCCTGCATTGCCACCACAGCAAGACCGGGAGATCCATGTCATCACAGGCGGATCAGAGGTGAGCGGAATTAGCAGTGCTGCAGCCAAGAAAAGTACTCGCAATGCCAGGAACGGTcaagaggccgagggtcccAAGCGCCTACTCCTTGGAACAGATGAGATCAGTTTCACTGCAAGGGAGGAGGAAAAGGTCCTCACCCCTCATCACGACGCTCTcgtcatttcacttaccatagcaaactgcttggtcaagcggATACTAGTAGATaatgggagctccagcaacataaTCTTCTATTCGGCCTTCGCCGACCTGGGTTTGGAACCTACAGCTCTAACCAGAAAGGCAACCCCCCTCgtaggcttcagtggagaaGTCAAACAAACCTTAGGAGAGGTCCTTCTTCCCGTGTATGTCGAAGGGGTAAACCAAGCCACAAAGTTCCTGGTCGTCGACTGCCCCTCATCATACAGCGTGATAttgggaaggccttggatccatgacatgggagccgtaccttcaACTTTGCACCAGCTGGCCAAGTTCCCAACCCCTTGGGGCATCAGAGCGGTCAAGGGGGATCAAGAGAATGCTAGGTCTTGCTATCAGACTACCCTTAGGGGAAAGACTcaggtcttatag
- the LOC130511470 gene encoding uncharacterized protein LOC130511470 — protein MALEDDANQTEMTPREIELLNKLEFLQSQVTDLHKSREATPGGPELLLEVQNLKDKLGEHSKQLQQSAEKLYAIEAENLVLRQENHTLGEASNKRKRFRTKVRPMASLYTPRDSEEVPRRPASTKDEPESREATNDRTQVQVDSDSDTEYEEYSPNDPDISDPALAAYLERVVFERSVTIQSMVERLPGHLLLFEEAIRGPTLIHLSWKRLLWWRCRESSLSQA, from the coding sequence atggcaTTAGAGGACGACGCTAACCAGACGGAGATGACTCCGAGAGAGATCGAGCTCCTCAACAAGCTCGAGTTTCTTCAGagtcaggttaccgatcttcacaaaTCTCGGGAGGCAACACCCGGAGGTCCCGAACTTCTCCTTGAAGTTCAAAACCTAAAAGACAAACTTGGAGAGcactccaagcaactacagcaaagcgccgagaagctaTACGCCATAGAggcggagaatcttgtcctccgacaagagaaccataccctcggtgaagctagcaacaagcgaaagcggttTCGGACTAAGGTACGACCCATGGCTTCACTCTACACTCCGCGCGACAGTGAAGAGGTACCTCGTCGACCCGCCTCAACCAAAGACGAACCCGAAAGCCGAGAAGCCACGAACGATAGGACCCAAGTACAAGTAGATAGCGATTCCGATACGGAGTACGAGGAGTATTCACCCAATGATCCCGATATCTCAGATCCAGCCCTAGCAGCCTACTTAGAAAGAGTAGTCTTCGAAAGGTCCGtcaccattcaatctatggtagaaaggctcccagggCACCTCCTCCTATTCGAAGAAGCAATCAGGGGTCCTACTctgatacacctttcgtggaagagattgctttGGTGGAGATGCCGCGAAAGTTCTCTTTCCCAAGCATAA